From one Lysinibacillus sp. G4S2 genomic stretch:
- a CDS encoding PTS sugar transporter subunit IIC, protein MFRFLEEKIVPVAARVGNQRHLVAIRDGFITIMPLTIVGSLAILVNNLPIKYYQNALDAIWKHETWTQWGGNIWGATFGIISLLLAFSIAYNLAKSYHKDGLSAGVISLSSYMTFGTFGDGGLTGLTTSTGGLFIAIIISLLSTEVFCRLSGNPKLLIKMPNGVPPAVSKSFAALLPAIITIGLFALVRTIISAGFGIPDIVGSFYSAIQEPFMGLTNTWVAALVLAFIPTFLWTLGVHGANIIEPFMQTINLPAIKENVKAISAGEVAPYIVNKPFFDAFINMGGSGTTIALIIAIFIIARKNKQYNTVGKLSAAPGFFNINEPLLFGLPIVLNPVLFVPFILTPMINVTIAFFATKWGYVPAATVSPPWTTPPIINGFLATQSWKGAVLSIVLLIVAVCIYLPFISLANRMAKRNEQLAAASETQNEQHLVQSEGQKVEV, encoded by the coding sequence ATGTTCCGTTTTTTAGAAGAAAAAATTGTGCCGGTTGCTGCTAGAGTAGGGAATCAGCGACATTTAGTTGCCATTCGAGATGGTTTTATTACGATTATGCCATTAACAATTGTTGGATCTCTTGCGATTCTTGTTAATAATTTACCTATCAAATATTATCAAAATGCACTCGATGCCATCTGGAAACATGAAACTTGGACTCAATGGGGCGGGAACATTTGGGGTGCAACATTTGGAATCATTTCTTTGTTATTAGCCTTTTCAATTGCTTACAATCTTGCAAAAAGCTATCACAAGGATGGACTTTCAGCCGGTGTCATCAGTCTTTCAAGTTATATGACGTTTGGTACTTTTGGTGACGGTGGATTAACAGGGTTAACAACAAGTACAGGTGGTTTATTTATAGCTATTATTATTTCTCTGCTCTCAACTGAAGTATTTTGTAGATTGTCTGGCAATCCTAAGTTGCTAATTAAAATGCCGAATGGTGTACCACCAGCTGTTTCAAAATCATTCGCAGCATTACTACCTGCTATTATTACAATTGGTTTATTTGCTCTAGTTCGTACGATTATTTCGGCAGGCTTCGGTATTCCTGATATTGTCGGTTCTTTCTACTCTGCAATTCAAGAGCCATTTATGGGCTTAACGAATACATGGGTTGCGGCTTTAGTTTTAGCATTCATCCCTACGTTTTTATGGACATTAGGTGTTCACGGTGCTAATATCATCGAACCGTTCATGCAAACAATAAATTTACCAGCGATTAAAGAGAATGTAAAAGCAATTTCAGCTGGAGAAGTAGCGCCATATATCGTAAATAAGCCATTCTTTGATGCTTTCATCAATATGGGTGGTTCCGGTACGACAATAGCACTTATTATTGCTATTTTCATTATCGCTAGAAAGAATAAACAATACAATACCGTTGGAAAATTGTCGGCAGCACCAGGGTTTTTCAATATTAATGAACCATTACTTTTCGGTCTTCCAATTGTGTTAAACCCAGTGTTATTCGTACCGTTTATTTTGACACCAATGATTAACGTAACAATTGCTTTCTTTGCAACAAAGTGGGGCTATGTGCCAGCAGCTACAGTTTCACCACCATGGACAACGCCACCGATTATTAATGGATTCCTAGCGACGCAATCTTGGAAAGGAGCTGTACTTAGTATTGTCTTACTTATAGTCGCTGTGTGTATTTATTTACCGTTCATTTCGCTGGCAAACCGCATGGCAAAGCGAAATGAACAGCTAGCTGCTGCC
- a CDS encoding PTS lactose/cellobiose transporter subunit IIA, giving the protein MAMEETVLMESIMGLIVHSGNTKSECMEAIQLAKKGQIQQAKEKIQLANDALIEAHHSQTALLSQEARGEKVEVSMLLIHAQDHLMNAITFRDLATEMIELYERIKGE; this is encoded by the coding sequence ATGGCAATGGAGGAAACAGTTTTAATGGAATCCATTATGGGATTGATTGTGCATAGTGGTAATACGAAAAGTGAGTGTATGGAGGCTATCCAGCTAGCAAAAAAGGGGCAGATTCAGCAAGCAAAGGAAAAAATACAATTAGCTAATGATGCATTGATTGAAGCACATCATTCTCAGACGGCTTTACTGTCACAAGAGGCAAGGGGAGAGAAAGTAGAAGTGTCGATGCTGTTAATTCACGCGCAAGATCATTTAATGAATGCTATTACGTTTCGCGATTTAGCAACGGAAATGATTGAATTATATGAGCGAATCAAAGGGGAGTAG
- a CDS encoding PTS sugar transporter subunit IIB: MKNIMLVCVAGMSTSLLVTKMQKAAQEQNITADIYAIAESEVDKVLATKMADVLLLGPQVRYLKGTFETKYKEMNFRIDVINMVDYGMMNGENVLKQALKLID, translated from the coding sequence ATGAAAAACATTATGTTAGTGTGTGTAGCGGGAATGAGTACTAGTTTATTAGTGACTAAAATGCAAAAAGCGGCACAGGAACAAAACATTACGGCAGATATTTATGCGATTGCTGAAAGTGAAGTTGACAAAGTATTAGCTACTAAAATGGCGGATGTGCTTCTATTGGGTCCTCAAGTCCGTTACTTAAAAGGGACATTTGAAACAAAATACAAGGAAATGAATTTCCGAATTGATGTTATTAATATGGTGGATTACGGCATGATGAATGGCGAAAATGTCTTAAAGCAGGCACTAAAGTTGATTGATTAA
- the ptsP gene encoding phosphoenolpyruvate--protein phosphotransferase, which translates to MLEIQGIAVSQGIAFANAYCLKEPDLSYEEVKVADVDAELVRFKAAVVKTKTELREIHEIAQEKFGAEKADIFAAHLLVLEDPEMLAAIEAKIQAGVNAEFALDEISNMFIAMFEELDNVYIQERVADIRDVSKRILANLLGVEMVDMNHLASEVIIVAKDLTPSMTAMLDTKYVKGFITDIGGKTSHSSILARTLEIPAVVGTKNATQNIQHGAPIIIDGTNGKIIVNATSEVSSYYMQQQRLQIEEQEELFHYRTLPSLSADGCSVEIAGNIGKPEDVEFVINAGGEGIGLFRTEFLYMERQELPTEEEQFQAYKSVLEKMQDKPTIVRTLDIGGDKHLPYMKLAAEMNPFLGYRAIRISLTQQEMFRVQLRALLRASAYGNLKIMFPMIATVDEFKMAKAILLEEKQNLENNGCTVSKTIEVGMMIEIPSAAIIADLFAKEVDFFSIGTNDLIQYTLAADRMNENVSYLYQPYHPAVLRLIKNVIDAAHHQGKWVGMCGEMAADEIALPILLGFGLNEFSMSASSILKTRAHIAKLSKQQLMTHNERILLLSTSSEVEEYVKKNQLSLS; encoded by the coding sequence ATGCTAGAAATACAAGGAATTGCTGTGTCTCAGGGCATTGCCTTTGCAAATGCTTATTGTTTAAAGGAACCAGATCTATCTTATGAAGAGGTAAAGGTCGCTGATGTAGATGCTGAACTAGTAAGGTTCAAGGCAGCAGTTGTGAAAACGAAAACGGAACTTCGAGAAATCCATGAAATAGCTCAGGAGAAATTTGGTGCAGAGAAGGCGGATATTTTTGCGGCACATCTATTAGTACTAGAGGATCCTGAAATGCTAGCAGCTATTGAAGCTAAAATTCAAGCTGGGGTGAATGCAGAATTTGCATTAGATGAAATATCAAATATGTTCATAGCTATGTTTGAGGAGCTAGACAATGTCTATATACAGGAGCGAGTTGCTGATATTCGAGATGTGTCTAAACGAATATTAGCCAACTTGTTGGGGGTCGAAATGGTGGATATGAATCATTTAGCCTCTGAAGTAATTATCGTCGCTAAAGATTTAACACCGTCCATGACTGCGATGCTAGATACAAAGTATGTAAAAGGGTTTATAACGGATATTGGCGGCAAAACATCTCACTCTTCTATTCTCGCACGAACATTAGAGATTCCAGCAGTAGTAGGGACAAAAAATGCCACGCAAAATATACAACACGGAGCACCAATTATTATAGATGGAACAAATGGCAAGATTATTGTCAACGCTACATCGGAAGTATCTAGTTATTATATGCAACAACAACGTTTACAAATTGAAGAGCAAGAAGAACTTTTCCACTATCGTACATTGCCAAGTTTGAGTGCGGATGGATGCTCTGTAGAAATTGCTGGGAATATAGGGAAGCCTGAAGATGTGGAATTTGTTATAAATGCTGGTGGAGAAGGTATCGGCCTTTTTCGTACGGAATTTTTATATATGGAACGTCAGGAGCTACCTACAGAAGAGGAGCAGTTTCAAGCATATAAAAGTGTACTTGAGAAAATGCAGGACAAGCCGACGATTGTTCGAACATTAGATATAGGTGGCGATAAGCACCTTCCATATATGAAGCTTGCTGCTGAAATGAACCCTTTTCTTGGCTATCGAGCGATTCGAATTAGTTTAACGCAACAAGAAATGTTTCGTGTACAGCTTCGCGCATTACTAAGAGCAAGCGCTTACGGCAATTTAAAGATTATGTTTCCAATGATTGCTACAGTGGATGAATTTAAAATGGCGAAGGCAATTTTGTTGGAGGAAAAACAAAATTTAGAAAATAATGGTTGTACTGTATCTAAAACGATTGAAGTAGGGATGATGATTGAAATTCCGTCGGCAGCTATCATTGCAGATTTATTTGCAAAGGAAGTGGATTTTTTCTCAATTGGTACAAATGATTTAATCCAGTACACGTTGGCGGCAGATCGCATGAACGAAAATGTTTCTTATTTATATCAGCCATACCATCCTGCTGTCTTAAGACTTATAAAAAATGTCATTGATGCAGCACATCATCAAGGAAAATGGGTAGGTATGTGTGGTGAAATGGCCGCAGATGAAATAGCATTACCGATTTTACTTGGATTTGGATTAAACGAGTTTTCCATGAGTGCTTCATCTATTCTAAAGACTCGTGCACACATCGCTAAGCTTTCGAAACAGCAGTTAATGACACATAATGAACGCATTTTATTGCTATCCACTTCTTCTGAGGTTGAGGAGTATGTCAAAAAAAATCAATTAAGTCTATCTTGA
- a CDS encoding HPr family phosphocarrier protein, whose product MKKMFKITTPEGLHARPVALLVTAVTPFECDVQLTYKEKSVNLKSIMGVMAQGVAPGSIVEISAEGPDAEKLFQTITEVIVSEGIGEEC is encoded by the coding sequence ATGAAGAAAATGTTTAAAATAACAACGCCAGAAGGACTACATGCAAGACCAGTAGCGTTACTTGTAACTGCTGTAACGCCATTTGAGTGTGACGTTCAGTTAACCTATAAAGAGAAATCAGTCAATTTAAAATCAATAATGGGGGTTATGGCACAAGGAGTAGCGCCTGGAAGTATTGTTGAAATTTCAGCAGAGGGACCTGATGCTGAGAAGCTTTTCCAAACAATAACAGAAGTAATTGTTTCTGAAGGGATTGGTGAGGAATGCTAG
- a CDS encoding SIS domain-containing protein, with product MYEALIELIDTNSLVKLKGDLMDAYFLEIQKLMQVVKVQENAQIKGAAQIIVQRLQRGGIVQLFGCGHSQLLAQDAFYRAGGLVPVRPIIIEPLTLQAGAMTSSKNEKDPTIIEQYKDQFDFRENDVCIVISTSGRNQAPIDAAFLAKESGVFVMSLQSLAYREQPSRHRSGQRLENIVDLVIDTHIPIGDGLLHHNKIQYAPASTVISSIILNALFSEIIEIMAISIEALPVFKSNNVDSDLSHNEAMIANYQHRIKF from the coding sequence TTGTACGAAGCACTTATCGAGCTGATCGATACAAATTCATTAGTGAAATTAAAAGGTGATCTTATGGATGCGTATTTTCTAGAAATACAAAAGTTAATGCAGGTTGTGAAGGTGCAAGAAAATGCTCAAATAAAAGGAGCCGCTCAAATAATTGTACAACGGCTTCAACGAGGAGGGATTGTCCAATTATTTGGTTGTGGTCATTCTCAACTTTTAGCACAGGATGCATTTTATCGAGCTGGAGGGCTTGTACCTGTACGTCCTATAATTATTGAACCTTTGACATTACAGGCAGGAGCAATGACATCGTCTAAAAACGAGAAGGACCCGACAATCATTGAACAGTATAAAGATCAATTTGATTTTCGTGAAAATGATGTTTGCATTGTTATTTCGACATCTGGTAGAAATCAAGCCCCTATAGATGCAGCATTTTTAGCGAAAGAATCAGGGGTATTTGTTATGTCTTTGCAATCTCTCGCTTATCGTGAACAGCCGTCACGCCATCGAAGTGGACAACGCTTAGAGAATATAGTGGATTTAGTTATCGATACCCATATACCAATTGGAGATGGTTTGCTACATCACAATAAAATACAGTATGCACCTGCCTCTACAGTTATTAGTTCAATTATTTTAAATGCATTATTCAGTGAAATCATTGAGATCATGGCCATATCTATCGAAGCATTACCTGTTTTTAAAAGTAATAATGTTGACTCGGATTTGTCTCATAATGAGGCTATGATTGCCAATTACCAACATCGTATTAAGTTTTAA
- a CDS encoding GntR family transcriptional regulator: MLDKNSHIPIYIQIEEIIKQRIFLEEYKIGENIPSERELSTQFDVSRMTVRQSITNLVNSGLLYREKGRGTYVANPKLEQPLKGLTSFTEDMRARGMEPSSKVLRFEKIIPPVDVAGDLMLEPGEEVFFVGRIRNADSEPMAIERTYIPVKVYPELDEKKIMGSLYALIEAKSHRKIGNAIQQMEAAIVSKEDSKFLQINNTAPVLIIKRISYLSDGVPFELVRSTYRADRYKFISEIKR; this comes from the coding sequence TTGTTAGATAAAAATTCTCATATACCAATCTATATACAAATAGAAGAGATCATAAAACAACGTATTTTTTTAGAAGAATACAAAATCGGTGAAAATATACCTTCTGAGCGAGAGCTTTCTACGCAATTTGATGTTAGTAGAATGACTGTTCGTCAATCGATCACAAATTTAGTCAACAGCGGCTTACTGTATCGTGAAAAAGGGAGAGGTACCTATGTAGCTAATCCAAAATTAGAGCAACCACTAAAAGGGTTAACAAGTTTCACAGAGGATATGCGGGCTAGAGGGATGGAACCAAGCAGTAAAGTTCTACGCTTTGAGAAAATCATACCACCCGTCGATGTTGCAGGAGATTTAATGTTAGAGCCGGGTGAAGAGGTATTCTTTGTAGGGCGAATTCGTAATGCAGATTCCGAGCCAATGGCAATTGAAAGAACATATATCCCAGTAAAAGTATATCCTGAATTAGATGAAAAGAAGATAATGGGATCATTATATGCCTTAATCGAAGCAAAATCTCATCGGAAAATTGGAAATGCTATTCAGCAAATGGAGGCAGCAATTGTTTCAAAAGAAGACAGTAAATTTTTGCAAATTAATAATACTGCACCGGTGTTAATTATTAAGCGTATTAGTTATTTATCAGATGGAGTCCCGTTTGAGCTTGTACGAAGCACTTATCGAGCTGATCGATACAAATTCATTAGTGAAATTAAAAGGTGA
- the nagA gene encoding N-acetylglucosamine-6-phosphate deacetylase: MKKTLLISNVTIVNHGEKPFKGDLFIDNGRIIKISHDLSDKAEHYIDGKDKNWLLLPGYIDMHIHGSAGHDVMDATQLALHQMARSLVQEGVTGFLATTMTQSIEAIESALTNVAQFENSDDEASLLGIHVEGPYVSKKRAGAQPLEYIILPSIEQFASWQKKSKYRIKQVTIAPEVEGGFSFIETLKDLNVIASIGHSDATIEEVDRSVALGVRQATHLYNQMSPFHHRNPGVVGAVFLEDKVKVEIIADFVHSHPQAVNLAYRIKGAKGIVLITDAMRAKGLHYGDYDLGGQTVHVSKDGAHLSNGALAGSVLTMEQAVKNIKAITNCSLQEIVAMSSMNAAEQLQLTTKGRIAEGYDADFVLLDEKLNVQKTICRGKVVFEK; encoded by the coding sequence TTGAAGAAAACGCTTTTAATTTCCAATGTTACGATCGTCAATCATGGAGAAAAGCCGTTTAAGGGTGACTTATTCATTGACAATGGTAGGATTATTAAAATAAGTCATGATTTATCTGATAAGGCTGAGCATTATATAGATGGCAAAGATAAAAATTGGTTACTGCTACCTGGCTATATTGATATGCACATACATGGCTCTGCTGGGCATGATGTGATGGATGCTACGCAATTAGCTTTACATCAAATGGCACGCTCTTTAGTACAAGAAGGCGTCACAGGCTTCCTCGCTACTACCATGACGCAATCTATAGAAGCAATTGAAAGTGCTCTAACTAATGTTGCGCAATTTGAAAATAGTGATGATGAGGCAAGTTTATTAGGTATACATGTAGAGGGGCCATACGTATCGAAAAAACGGGCAGGTGCTCAGCCTTTAGAATACATTATTTTACCATCTATTGAGCAATTTGCATCATGGCAGAAAAAAAGTAAATATCGCATTAAACAAGTAACAATTGCACCTGAGGTAGAGGGAGGATTTTCGTTTATTGAAACGTTAAAGGATTTAAATGTTATTGCTTCCATTGGCCATTCTGACGCAACAATTGAGGAGGTAGATAGATCAGTAGCATTGGGAGTAAGACAAGCTACACATTTATATAACCAAATGAGCCCTTTCCATCATCGAAATCCAGGTGTCGTCGGTGCAGTGTTTTTAGAGGATAAGGTGAAGGTTGAAATTATCGCAGATTTCGTGCATAGCCATCCTCAAGCCGTAAATCTGGCGTATCGGATTAAAGGCGCAAAGGGCATTGTTTTAATTACCGATGCGATGCGGGCAAAAGGCTTACATTACGGTGATTATGATTTAGGTGGGCAAACCGTTCATGTTTCTAAGGATGGAGCTCATTTATCTAATGGGGCTTTAGCTGGTAGTGTGTTAACGATGGAACAAGCAGTAAAAAATATAAAAGCAATCACTAATTGCTCATTGCAGGAAATTGTCGCAATGTCCTCTATGAATGCTGCTGAACAATTACAGCTTACAACTAAAGGTCGTATTGCAGAAGGCTACGATGCAGATTTTGTATTACTAGATGAAAAATTGAATGTGCAAAAAACTATTTGTCGAGGTAAAGTTGTATTTGAGAAATGA
- the aspS gene encoding aspartate--tRNA ligase has protein sequence MAIRTHASNELSEALQGEKVVLKGWVQRRRDLGGLIFIDLRDRTGITQVVFSPDVAEAHALADKVRSEYVIEVEGTVILRSEDQINPNVPNGKIEVEATKLIVINTAKTTPFQIEDRTDVSEDLRLKYRYLDLRRPVMFDTFKMRSDVTRTIRNFLQNEGFLEVETPILTKSTPEGARDYLVPSRVHEGEFYALPQSPQLFKQLLMVAGFEKYFQMARCFRDEDLRADRQPEFTQVDIETSFLTQEEVLEMNERLIQAVMKEVKGIDIPAPFQRMKYQEAMDRYGSDKPDVRFGLELIALNDIFDGCDFKVFADTVAQGKQVKSINIKGAADKYSRKDMDELTKFVGIYGAKGLAWLKVTEEGLNGPIAKFFDDALAAALIERMKAEVGDILVFVADKAPVVAASLGALRTKLGQELGLIDESQFAFLWITDWPLFEYSEEDGRYYAAHHPFTRPFDEDIHLMDTDPSAVRAQAYDIVLNGYELGGGSLRIYERDLQEKMFKLLGFTEEEAKAQFGFLLEAFEYGVPPHGGLAFGLDRFVMLLAGRTNLRDTIAFPKTASASCLMTEAPSGVSADQLSELSLAIKPFRK, from the coding sequence ATGGCAATAAGAACACATGCTAGTAACGAGCTTTCAGAAGCATTACAAGGCGAAAAAGTCGTATTAAAAGGTTGGGTACAACGTCGCCGCGACCTAGGTGGTTTAATTTTCATTGATTTACGTGACCGTACTGGAATCACACAGGTTGTGTTTAGCCCTGATGTTGCAGAAGCACATGCTTTAGCCGACAAAGTGCGTAGCGAGTACGTAATTGAAGTAGAAGGGACAGTTATTCTACGTTCAGAAGATCAAATCAACCCAAATGTACCAAACGGTAAAATTGAAGTAGAAGCGACAAAATTAATCGTTATTAATACGGCAAAAACAACACCGTTCCAAATCGAAGATCGCACTGACGTATCCGAAGATTTACGTTTGAAATATCGTTATCTCGACCTGCGTCGTCCTGTTATGTTTGATACATTCAAAATGCGTTCAGACGTTACTCGTACAATTCGCAACTTCTTACAAAACGAAGGCTTCTTAGAAGTAGAGACGCCAATTTTAACAAAATCGACTCCTGAAGGCGCTCGTGACTATTTGGTACCATCACGTGTTCATGAAGGTGAATTTTATGCATTACCACAATCACCTCAGCTATTTAAACAATTATTAATGGTGGCTGGTTTCGAGAAGTACTTCCAAATGGCACGTTGCTTCCGTGATGAAGACTTACGAGCTGACCGTCAGCCAGAGTTTACACAAGTTGATATTGAAACAAGCTTCTTAACACAAGAAGAAGTTTTAGAAATGAACGAACGCTTAATTCAAGCTGTTATGAAAGAAGTAAAAGGTATTGATATCCCTGCTCCATTCCAACGAATGAAATATCAAGAAGCGATGGATCGTTACGGCTCAGATAAACCAGACGTGCGTTTCGGTTTAGAGCTAATCGCATTAAACGATATTTTTGATGGCTGCGATTTCAAAGTATTTGCTGATACAGTAGCACAAGGTAAGCAAGTAAAAAGTATCAATATTAAAGGTGCGGCAGATAAATACTCTCGTAAAGACATGGACGAACTAACAAAATTCGTTGGTATTTACGGAGCAAAAGGTCTTGCTTGGTTAAAAGTTACTGAAGAAGGCTTGAACGGACCAATTGCAAAATTCTTTGACGACGCATTAGCTGCGGCATTAATCGAACGTATGAAAGCTGAAGTGGGCGATATTTTAGTATTCGTAGCTGATAAAGCGCCTGTAGTAGCAGCATCTCTAGGTGCACTTCGTACGAAATTAGGTCAAGAACTAGGCTTAATCGACGAATCACAATTTGCATTCCTATGGATTACGGATTGGCCATTATTTGAGTACTCTGAGGAAGATGGCCGTTACTATGCAGCACATCACCCATTCACACGTCCGTTCGATGAAGATATTCATTTAATGGATACTGATCCTTCAGCAGTCCGAGCACAAGCTTACGATATCGTCTTAAACGGCTATGAGCTTGGTGGAGGTTCATTACGTATTTATGAGCGCGATTTACAAGAAAAAATGTTTAAATTACTTGGCTTCACAGAAGAAGAAGCTAAGGCACAATTTGGTTTCTTATTAGAAGCATTTGAATATGGTGTGCCGCCACATGGAGGTCTTGCATTTGGTCTTGACCGCTTCGTAATGCTACTTGCTGGCCGCACTAACTTACGTGACACAATTGCCTTTCCGAAAACAGCAAGTGCTAGCTGCTTAATGACAGAGGCACCGAGTGGAGTATCTGCTGATCAATTGAGCGAGTTAAGTCTAGCGATCAAACCATTCAGAAAATAA
- the hisS gene encoding histidine--tRNA ligase — protein MSFKVPRGTQDILPGQSEKWQKVEAIIRDICRVYRYNEIRTPIFEQTDLFARGVGETTDVVQKEMYTFEDRGGRSLTLRPENTAGVVRAYVEHKMFGAPDQPVKLSYLGPMFRYERQQAGRYRQFVQFGVEAIGSADPAIDAEVIALAMDVYESAGLKDLKLVINSLGDKSTRDTHRTALLQHFEPHIHEFCSDCQNRLQKNPLRILDCKVDREHPLMNTAPALTDFLTEESAAYFAQVKTYLDTLGITYEVDPNLVRGLDYYNHTTFEIMSTASGFGAITTLCGGGRYHGLVQEIGGPEVPGIGFALSIERLLLALEAEGVELDTASGLDVYMIAMGDEAKLKTVELTSTFRAKGISAEMDYLDRKMKAQMKSADRLGAKYTIVLGETELEEQAATVKHMESGEQQKVAFSELVNYLLKQ, from the coding sequence ATGAGTTTTAAAGTGCCACGAGGGACACAAGATATTTTGCCTGGGCAATCGGAAAAATGGCAAAAGGTAGAAGCGATTATCCGTGATATCTGTCGTGTCTATCGCTACAATGAAATTCGCACACCAATTTTTGAGCAAACAGATTTATTTGCACGTGGTGTCGGTGAAACAACAGATGTTGTTCAAAAGGAAATGTATACATTTGAAGATCGCGGTGGCCGTTCGTTAACATTGCGTCCAGAAAATACAGCTGGTGTGGTTCGTGCTTATGTTGAACATAAAATGTTTGGTGCACCTGATCAACCAGTGAAGCTTTCATATTTAGGACCAATGTTCCGTTATGAACGTCAACAAGCAGGGCGCTACCGTCAATTTGTTCAATTTGGTGTAGAAGCAATTGGTTCAGCAGATCCAGCTATCGATGCTGAAGTAATTGCACTAGCAATGGATGTCTATGAATCAGCAGGTTTAAAGGATCTAAAATTAGTTATTAATTCCCTTGGTGACAAATCAACACGTGATACACACCGTACGGCACTGCTACAACACTTTGAACCACATATTCATGAATTTTGTTCAGATTGCCAAAATCGTTTGCAAAAAAACCCACTACGCATTTTAGACTGTAAGGTAGACCGCGAGCATCCATTAATGAATACCGCACCTGCGTTAACTGATTTCCTAACAGAGGAGTCAGCAGCATATTTTGCTCAAGTTAAAACGTATTTAGATACATTAGGAATTACGTATGAGGTTGATCCAAATCTTGTGAGAGGTCTTGATTATTACAATCATACGACTTTTGAAATTATGTCTACGGCATCTGGCTTTGGAGCGATTACTACACTTTGTGGTGGAGGTCGCTATCATGGCCTTGTTCAAGAAATCGGTGGACCAGAAGTACCAGGTATCGGTTTTGCATTAAGTATTGAACGTTTGTTGCTTGCACTTGAAGCTGAGGGTGTTGAATTAGACACAGCATCAGGACTCGATGTCTATATGATCGCTATGGGCGATGAAGCGAAGCTAAAGACTGTAGAATTAACAAGTACCTTCCGTGCGAAGGGCATTTCTGCAGAGATGGATTATTTAGATCGCAAAATGAAAGCTCAAATGAAATCCGCAGACCGTTTAGGTGCAAAATATACGATTGTTTTAGGTGAAACAGAGCTAGAAGAACAAGCGGCTACTGTTAAACATATGGAATCAGGTGAACAACAAAAAGTCGCATTCTCAGAATTAGTAAACTACTTGTTAAAACAATAA